The Quercus lobata isolate SW786 chromosome 4, ValleyOak3.0 Primary Assembly, whole genome shotgun sequence genome segment CCGGCTTGGGCCCCATCAAAATTCAATTCACCTATAAAGATTATGACAAAGTCTTAAAATACTGCACAATAAACAAATCCTTGGATGCCGTGTATACTAAGGTATCATAATCTATACCAAACTTTCTTGACTTAAAGctcatgaagaaacaaaattgCAAGCTGGTTCTTGAGCTGGGTTATGTTTGGAGACAACGGACAATGACTTTTAACAATGCTAAAATGAATTCCATACACGGGACTAACAAAGTTTTAacatgtttgattttgaatgagTCGTGAAATTCTTTTCAACTCTATGATGGAAATAAGTATTCAACTATGGCTGCAAACTTTTTTTAGTGGAACTTTGATATACATGTCTGCAGGCATAGATAGATggcatgaagaaaaaaaatcaaatcaacttACCACTTTTTGACTCTTATGATCCCCAAATTGACCATTTCTTTGTACTCTCGGGTTGAATTTCTGTCTGTTTGTCAAGGAAAATATGCTCTTGGAACCTGCGAAGTATATATTACTAGTAGGATGCTAAGTTTTAAGTGTTACTTTCTTGTAATTTGTAATCCTCACACAAGTTAAGTGAAAAAAGAGTCATGAATTTGAtaaatgtatttgaaaattcAGGAGTTACAACAGAGGATCCAGAGGGTGATTGATAAATGGGGACCTAAGGGGAATCACCCTTCGGAGGCAGATTATAAAGAGGAAATGGCAAAAATCAGAAAAGACATAGTTGATTTTCATGGTGAAATGGTGCTCTTAGTAAACTACAGCAATGTCAATTACACAGGTACCAAATCAGGCTAAGCTAACTCCTTTGAGAGACCAAGGCACAATTTTTTTGTGACAATAAAAATCTTgttttgatgagaaattaaattCACTACTAATCCTAGAATACTAAAAGGTTTGAGTTTTGTAGGGTTGGCCAAGATCTTAAAGAAGTATGACAAGCGAACGGGAGGCCTATTGCGCTTGCCATTCATTCAGAAGGTATTGCAGCAGCCCTTCTTTACAACCGATCTTATATCAAAACTTGTGAAGCAATGTGAAAGCACCATAGATGCAGTATTCCCAgttgaagatgaagagaaaACTAGAGAAGCAAGGGAAGCAATAATAGTTGCAGGAGAAGGAATTTTTAGGAATACTGTTGCAGCCCTTCAGAGCATGCAAGAGATTAGAAGAGGAAGCTCAACTTATGGTCACTTTTCACTGCCTCCACTGAACTTGCCTGATTCTGAACTCATTCAGTCAGTACAACTCAATTCTCCTATACCCACTGTGTAATATAGATGAAATGTATTAAACAATAACAATTCTATAACACGGTAGTTGGTTAATAACTTCATACTCCCTATGCTTTAGGGGATACATGCTGTAATAAAAGTTTAGTATATTTACTCCTGGAGAGTTAAAGGTAGTTTTTGGGAATCAAATTTAGAAATCGTTTGAATagaattattatatatttcacTATATATTGAATGTGATTTTACTAGATCAGATTTGTTAAAGATATTAAGGTCCAATCTTAGTCAAAGTCCAAGTCtatcaaggttttttttttttttttttttttggggggggggggtgggtgggGTTGGggagtgttaggttctaaatatttaggaatAAATGG includes the following:
- the LOC115983741 gene encoding SPX domain-containing protein 3-like is translated as MKFGKRLKQQIQETLPGWRDKFLSYKELKKLVRSISSAPTLVNGSFEYGRAEEEFVYLLNNEIEKFNAFFMEQEEDFVIRNKELQQRIQRVIDKWGPKGNHPSEADYKEEMAKIRKDIVDFHGEMVLLVNYSNVNYTGLAKILKKYDKRTGGLLRLPFIQKVLQQPFFTTDLISKLVKQCESTIDAVFPVEDEEKTREAREAIIVAGEGIFRNTVAALQSMQEIRRGSSTYGHFSLPPLNLPDSELIQSVQLNSPIPTV